In one Eulemur rufifrons isolate Redbay chromosome 14, OSU_ERuf_1, whole genome shotgun sequence genomic region, the following are encoded:
- the RAB26 gene encoding ras-related protein Rab-26 isoform X1, producing MSRKKTPRSKGAGTPAASALPAANGPRPARPRTARPGPDAPPNGPLQPSRPSLGGGGDFYDVAFKVMLVGDSGVGKTCLLVRFKDGAFLAGTFISTVGIDFRPWEPGQRLVLGPRWSWLVLFQNKVLDVDGVKVKLQIWDTAGQERFRSVTHAYYRDAHALLLLYDVTSKASFDNIQAEALGHGQGVQGHQPLPPQAWLTEIQEYAQHNVVLMLLGNKVDSAHEHVVKREDGEKLAKEYGLPFMETSAKTGLNVDLAFTGIAKELKQRSMKAPGEPHFRLHDYVKREGREDSCCRL from the exons ATGTCCAGGAAGAAGACCCCCAGGAGCAAGGGGGCTGGCACGCCCGCCGCCTCCGCGCTGCCCGCTGCCAACGGGCCCCGGCCGGCGCGCCCCAGGACTGCGCGCCCCGGCCCCGACGCGCCGCCCAACGGGCCCTTGCAGCCCAGCCGGCCCTCCCTTGGCGGCGGCGGCGACTTCTACGACGTCGCCTTCAAG GTCATGCTGGTTGGGGACTCGGGCGTGGGGAAGACCTGCCTGCTTGTGCGCTTCAAGGATGGCGCTTTCCTGGCGGGGACCTTCATCTCCACTGTGGGCATCGACTTCCGG ccttggGAGCCGGGCCAGAGGCTGGTGCTAGGCCCTCGCTGGAGCTGGCTGGTTCTGTTTCAGAACAAAGTTCTGGACGTGGATGGCGTGAAGGTGAAGCTGCAG ATCTGGGACACAGCTGGCCAGGAGCGGTTCCGCAGTGTCACGCACGCCTACTATCGGGATGCTCATG CACTGCTGCTGCTCTATGATGTCACCAGCAAGGCCTCCTTTGACAACATCCAG GCAGAGGCTTTGGGGCACGGGCAGGGCGTGCAGGGGCACCAGCCTCTCCCCCCACAGGCCTGGCTGACCGAGATCCAGGAGTACGCCCAGCACAACGTGGTGCTCATGCTGCTGGGGAACAAG GTGGACTCTGCCCACGAGCATGTGGTGAAGAGGGAAGACGGGGAGAAGTTGGCCAAG GAGTATGGGCTGCCGTTCATGGAGACCAGTGCCAAGACAGGCCTCAACGTGGACTTGGCCTTCACGGGCATAGCAAA GGAGTTGAAGCAGCGCTCCATGAAGGCTCCGGGAGAGCCCCACTTCCGGCTGCACGATTACGTGAAGAGGGAGGGCCGAGAGGACTCCTGCTGCCGACTCTGA
- the RAB26 gene encoding ras-related protein Rab-26 isoform X3 has protein sequence MSRKKTPRSKGAGTPAASALPAANGPRPARPRTARPGPDAPPNGPLQPSRPSLGGGGDFYDVAFKVMLVGDSGVGKTCLLVRFKDGAFLAGTFISTVGIDFRNKVLDVDGVKVKLQIWDTAGQERFRSVTHAYYRDAHALLLLYDVTSKASFDNIQAEALGHGQGVQGHQPLPPQAWLTEIQEYAQHNVVLMLLGNKVDSAHEHVVKREDGEKLAKEYGLPFMETSAKTGLNVDLAFTGIAKELKQRSMKAPGEPHFRLHDYVKREGREDSCCRL, from the exons ATGTCCAGGAAGAAGACCCCCAGGAGCAAGGGGGCTGGCACGCCCGCCGCCTCCGCGCTGCCCGCTGCCAACGGGCCCCGGCCGGCGCGCCCCAGGACTGCGCGCCCCGGCCCCGACGCGCCGCCCAACGGGCCCTTGCAGCCCAGCCGGCCCTCCCTTGGCGGCGGCGGCGACTTCTACGACGTCGCCTTCAAG GTCATGCTGGTTGGGGACTCGGGCGTGGGGAAGACCTGCCTGCTTGTGCGCTTCAAGGATGGCGCTTTCCTGGCGGGGACCTTCATCTCCACTGTGGGCATCGACTTCCGG AACAAAGTTCTGGACGTGGATGGCGTGAAGGTGAAGCTGCAG ATCTGGGACACAGCTGGCCAGGAGCGGTTCCGCAGTGTCACGCACGCCTACTATCGGGATGCTCATG CACTGCTGCTGCTCTATGATGTCACCAGCAAGGCCTCCTTTGACAACATCCAG GCAGAGGCTTTGGGGCACGGGCAGGGCGTGCAGGGGCACCAGCCTCTCCCCCCACAGGCCTGGCTGACCGAGATCCAGGAGTACGCCCAGCACAACGTGGTGCTCATGCTGCTGGGGAACAAG GTGGACTCTGCCCACGAGCATGTGGTGAAGAGGGAAGACGGGGAGAAGTTGGCCAAG GAGTATGGGCTGCCGTTCATGGAGACCAGTGCCAAGACAGGCCTCAACGTGGACTTGGCCTTCACGGGCATAGCAAA GGAGTTGAAGCAGCGCTCCATGAAGGCTCCGGGAGAGCCCCACTTCCGGCTGCACGATTACGTGAAGAGGGAGGGCCGAGAGGACTCCTGCTGCCGACTCTGA
- the RAB26 gene encoding ras-related protein Rab-26 isoform X2 gives MSRKKTPRSKGAGTPAASALPAANGPRPARPRTARPGPDAPPNGPLQPSRPSLGGGGDFYDVAFKVMLVGDSGVGKTCLLVRFKDGAFLAGTFISTVGIDFRPWEPGQRLVLGPRWSWLVLFQNKVLDVDGVKVKLQIWDTAGQERFRSVTHAYYRDAHALLLLYDVTSKASFDNIQAWLTEIQEYAQHNVVLMLLGNKVDSAHEHVVKREDGEKLAKEYGLPFMETSAKTGLNVDLAFTGIAKELKQRSMKAPGEPHFRLHDYVKREGREDSCCRL, from the exons ATGTCCAGGAAGAAGACCCCCAGGAGCAAGGGGGCTGGCACGCCCGCCGCCTCCGCGCTGCCCGCTGCCAACGGGCCCCGGCCGGCGCGCCCCAGGACTGCGCGCCCCGGCCCCGACGCGCCGCCCAACGGGCCCTTGCAGCCCAGCCGGCCCTCCCTTGGCGGCGGCGGCGACTTCTACGACGTCGCCTTCAAG GTCATGCTGGTTGGGGACTCGGGCGTGGGGAAGACCTGCCTGCTTGTGCGCTTCAAGGATGGCGCTTTCCTGGCGGGGACCTTCATCTCCACTGTGGGCATCGACTTCCGG ccttggGAGCCGGGCCAGAGGCTGGTGCTAGGCCCTCGCTGGAGCTGGCTGGTTCTGTTTCAGAACAAAGTTCTGGACGTGGATGGCGTGAAGGTGAAGCTGCAG ATCTGGGACACAGCTGGCCAGGAGCGGTTCCGCAGTGTCACGCACGCCTACTATCGGGATGCTCATG CACTGCTGCTGCTCTATGATGTCACCAGCAAGGCCTCCTTTGACAACATCCAG GCCTGGCTGACCGAGATCCAGGAGTACGCCCAGCACAACGTGGTGCTCATGCTGCTGGGGAACAAG GTGGACTCTGCCCACGAGCATGTGGTGAAGAGGGAAGACGGGGAGAAGTTGGCCAAG GAGTATGGGCTGCCGTTCATGGAGACCAGTGCCAAGACAGGCCTCAACGTGGACTTGGCCTTCACGGGCATAGCAAA GGAGTTGAAGCAGCGCTCCATGAAGGCTCCGGGAGAGCCCCACTTCCGGCTGCACGATTACGTGAAGAGGGAGGGCCGAGAGGACTCCTGCTGCCGACTCTGA
- the RAB26 gene encoding ras-related protein Rab-26 isoform X4 — translation MSRKKTPRSKGAGTPAASALPAANGPRPARPRTARPGPDAPPNGPLQPSRPSLGGGGDFYDVAFKVMLVGDSGVGKTCLLVRFKDGAFLAGTFISTVGIDFRNKVLDVDGVKVKLQIWDTAGQERFRSVTHAYYRDAHALLLLYDVTSKASFDNIQAWLTEIQEYAQHNVVLMLLGNKVDSAHEHVVKREDGEKLAKEYGLPFMETSAKTGLNVDLAFTGIAKELKQRSMKAPGEPHFRLHDYVKREGREDSCCRL, via the exons ATGTCCAGGAAGAAGACCCCCAGGAGCAAGGGGGCTGGCACGCCCGCCGCCTCCGCGCTGCCCGCTGCCAACGGGCCCCGGCCGGCGCGCCCCAGGACTGCGCGCCCCGGCCCCGACGCGCCGCCCAACGGGCCCTTGCAGCCCAGCCGGCCCTCCCTTGGCGGCGGCGGCGACTTCTACGACGTCGCCTTCAAG GTCATGCTGGTTGGGGACTCGGGCGTGGGGAAGACCTGCCTGCTTGTGCGCTTCAAGGATGGCGCTTTCCTGGCGGGGACCTTCATCTCCACTGTGGGCATCGACTTCCGG AACAAAGTTCTGGACGTGGATGGCGTGAAGGTGAAGCTGCAG ATCTGGGACACAGCTGGCCAGGAGCGGTTCCGCAGTGTCACGCACGCCTACTATCGGGATGCTCATG CACTGCTGCTGCTCTATGATGTCACCAGCAAGGCCTCCTTTGACAACATCCAG GCCTGGCTGACCGAGATCCAGGAGTACGCCCAGCACAACGTGGTGCTCATGCTGCTGGGGAACAAG GTGGACTCTGCCCACGAGCATGTGGTGAAGAGGGAAGACGGGGAGAAGTTGGCCAAG GAGTATGGGCTGCCGTTCATGGAGACCAGTGCCAAGACAGGCCTCAACGTGGACTTGGCCTTCACGGGCATAGCAAA GGAGTTGAAGCAGCGCTCCATGAAGGCTCCGGGAGAGCCCCACTTCCGGCTGCACGATTACGTGAAGAGGGAGGGCCGAGAGGACTCCTGCTGCCGACTCTGA